The following are from one region of the Cyclopterus lumpus isolate fCycLum1 chromosome 21, fCycLum1.pri, whole genome shotgun sequence genome:
- the aff3 gene encoding AF4/FMR2 family member 2 isoform X2 gives MPTVLAGKGKLSIGGFLLGCAYSQDMTQQAFAGDQRILYSSKSCEAKPPAAQQRQSRGDVQLRMTRHPRVAPHKSMLADDLKLSSDDDDTQRATHGPASWVGHSLSAQRAHTHGRRVRHSSSDSSGSNSTAESCSSSLYSRSPSRSPDVHPDPASPADTQPPRNSKETDHPSVAQWQLDKWLKKSRRKSSSGDRVPSESIPGRPPSPHTQRAPSPARSWDSNQEYSPSQSPIPSPQFNFSHQTCHLPSPGYSFCPSPSPFPSTCPSPSPSPGPSPIPSPAPSVCPSPCGSPRASRSPSPIPRDPPRSPSPGPPALSRVRHCPEVQRTQPSLTINPHRTKNRSWITPLPNTETRSKPTNSTHPQPPHQHRPKTRPAQDREQSKPKTSTVLNSNQSHSHKSRPTSNFHPSSKQLSEAPKHTSHFEQIQSSRSNHNSNHKPRPTFQSSSQLSPKTSKHLVPTNRETHSGHSSRSQSTPKVATNHNTGLSSRSNNSLKPRAKSSEATAPTPVHVNHTTTTRKKPQSKGQEGDLRGDHLTQAEGREHERKEDRSRKKQQRKPERKVDRRLAEEQLHRRPWIHSSTEEEEEEEEEEEEEGEIEKQSRREETTRVENRRGRDQQLRREWQTVQVQPGLLTNTERHRQEDDSHHQGRTKKGGRSEEEREFPKDPSPPPSRSPTPRRPSSSPSGSSSANSDPESEYQAPITKVPADSTSYKRGRQGPGRPDANRPKVVHPRGPASGHPREEQQSEGKQKLYTLVPFGRGEQTTGPSRRGLRNLVVQIDLCLLKRVPDRTPSSTVKKPSSSSSPSSTRDKQREAMKHLFVPEAVTKDGKRKRKLENGVSHRESKRSIPHANDLPGHTEAVSHTAERNFVTETVHNGYLEEYLDSKRPLSPLSPLSDSPRSTKPLPKSKTSEQHHVHKSRDKNRDSALKPKMEVECAKVSRPPSESWGLAGHRGAVPSNETPHHAEYYLHEAKRMKHRADAMVDKLGKAVNYVDAALSFMECGKAMEEGPLEAKSPYTMYSETVELIRYAMRLKSHSGPGARQEDKQLAVLCFRCLALLYWQMFRLKKDHAFKYSKVLLDYFKSSPKVPSTPPCWSDSGKSTGGTPSSLSPNAKHLGRGSQEASAFPSLISIPQRIHQMAANHLNITNSVLYSYEYWEVADNLTQENKEFFNYLNTLSGPLTLHSSIAHAVQYTRQALQWIRISAKLN, from the exons GACATGACCCAGCAAGCCTTCGCGGGGGACCAACGAATCCTTTACAGCTCTAAGTCATGT GAAGCAAAACCACCGGCTGCACAACAACGGCAAA GTCGGGGGGATGTTCAGCTGCGAATGACCCGTCACCCTCGCGTGGCACCTCACAAATC CATGCTCGCTGATGACCTGAAGCTGAGCAGTGATGACGACGACACCCAAAGG GCAACTCATGGGCCGGCTTCCTGGGTTGGACACAG CCTGTCAGCACAGCGAGCGCACACACATGGCAGGCGAGTGAGACATTCCAGCTCGGACTCTTCGGGCTCAAACTCCACCGCCGAGTCGTGCAGCAGCAGTCTTTACTCCCGGAGCCCCAGCCGGAGCCCAGACGTCCACCCCGACCCGGCATCGCCTGCCGACACGCAGCCCCCGCGCAACAGCAAGGAG ACTGATCACCCCTCCGTGGCCCAGTGGCAGTTGGATAAATGGCTGAAGAAGTCCCGGAGAAAATCTTCCAGCGGTGACCGAGTGCCCTCCGAGAGCATTCCAGGACGTCCTCCCTCTCCCCACACCCAAAGAGCCCCATCTCCAGCCAGGTCCTGGGACAGCAATCAGGAATACAGCCCTAGCCAGAGCCCTATTCCCAGCCCACAATTCAATTTCAGCCACCAGACCTGCCACCTACCTAGCCCTGGTTACAGCTTCTGCCCTAGCCCCAGCCCATTCCCCAGCACATGCCCAAGTCCCAGCCCGAGCCCCGGGCCCAGCCCGATACCCAGTCCGGCTCCAAGTGTTTGTCCCAGTCCGTGTGGGAGCCCGAGAGCCAGCCGTAGCCCCAGCCCTATACCGAGAGACCCTCCAAGAAGCCCCAGTCCAGGCCCACCTGCTCTTTCCAGGGTTCGGCACTGCCCTGAGGTTCAGAGAACACAACCTAGCCTAACGATCAATCCCCACAGGACGAAAAACAGGTCATGGATTACCCCATTGCCTAACACCGAAACCAGGAGCAAGCCTACAAACAGCACTCATCCTCAGCCGCCTCACCAGCACAGGCCCAAGACTCGACCCGCACAGGACCGAGAGCAAAGCAAACCCAAGACTTCTACTGTTTTAAACTCTAACCAGAGTCACAGCCATAAATCTAGACCCACGTCGAACTTTCATCCTAGTTCTAAACAGCTCTCTGAGGCTCCCAAACACACTTCACATTTTGAGCAAATCCAGAGTAGCAGATCCAACCACAACTCCAACCACAAGCCCAGGCCTACATTTCAATCTAGCTCACAACTTAGCCCAAAAACATCAAAGCACTTAGTTCCCACTAATCGTGAAACCCACTCTGGTCATAGTTCACGATCCCAATCTACCCCGAAAGTTGCAACTAATCATAATACGGGGTTGAGCTCCAGATCAAACAATAGCCTTAAACCCAGGGCCAAGTCTTCGGAGGCTACAGCCCCAACTCCTGTGCATGTTAATCATACTACAACAACACGGAAGAAACCCCAGTCCAAGGGTCAGGAGGGAGACCTCAGAGGAGATCATCTGACCCAAGCTGAGGGGAGGGAACacgagagaaaagaggacagatctcggaaaaaacaacaaaggaaACCGGAGAGAAAGGTAGACAGGAGGCTGGCGGAGGAGCAGCTGCATAGACGTCCCTGGATCCATAGTTcgacagaagaagaggaggaggaggaggaggaggaggaggaggagggagagatagagaagcagagcaggagagaggaaacaacaagggttgaaaacaggagagggagggacCAGCAACTTAGACGTGAATGGCAAACCGTCCAGGTCCAACCAGGACTGCTGACCAACACTGAGCGACACCGTCAAGAAGACGACTCACACCATCAGGGGAGGACGAAAAAGGGAGGGagaagtgaggaggagagagagttcCCGAAAGACCCGTCGCCTCCTCCGTCACGTTCCCCGACTCCTCGCAGACCATCCTCCTCGCCCTCGGGCTCCTCCTCTGCAAATTCAGATCCGGAATCTGAATATCAGGCTCCGATCACCAAAGTGCCAGCGGACTCCACGTCTTACAAGAGAGGGCGGCAAGGTCCGGGCAGGCCCGACGCCAACAGACCGAAGGTCGTGCACCCCAGAGGACCCGCCTCGGGTCATCCaagagaggagcagcagagtgAGGGGAAGCAAAAACTCTACACCCTGGTCCCATTCGGGCGAGGTGAACAAACCACAGGGCCTTCCCGGCGAGGGCTCAGGAACCTGGTGGTGCAGATAGACCtctgtcttctcaaaagggtccCGGACAGAACCCCGAGTTCCACTGTTAAgaaaccctcctcctcttcctccccttcatcCACCAGGGACAAGCAAAGAGAGGCCATGAAACACCTGTTTGTCCCCGAGGCTGTGACGAAAGACGGCAAAAGGAAACGCAAG tTGGAGAATGGAGTGTCACACAGAGAAAGCAAGAGGAGTATTCCTCATGCAAATGACCTGCCGGGCCACACGGAGGCCGTATCTCACACGGCGGAGCGCAACTTTGTGACGGAGACCGTGCACAACGG GTACTTGGAGGAGTACTTGGACAGCAAGAGGCCGCTGTCGCCGCTGTCTCCTCTGTCCGACAGCCCTCGGTCCACCAAGCCTCTCCCCAAATCGAAGACGTCAGAGCAGCACCACGTCCACAAGAGCAGAGACAAGAATAGAGATTCCGCTTTAAAG CCCAAGATGGAGGTGGAATGTGCAAAAGTGTCGAGACCGCCGTCCGAGTCCTGGGGCCTGGCGGGTCACAGGGGCGCCGTGCCGAGCAATGAGAC TCCGCACCACGCTGAGTACTACTTACATGAAGCTAAAAGGATGAAGCACCGTGCAGACGCAATG GTGGATAAGCTGGGGAAGGCTGTGAATTACGTGGACGCCGCCCTCTCCTTTATGGAATGTGGGAAAGCAATGGAGGAAGGGCCACTAGAGGCCAAGTCTCCTTATACCATGTACTCAGAGACAGTGGAGCTAATTAG GTACGCAATGAGGCTGAAGAGCCACTCCGGCCCTGGAGCGAGACAGGAAGACAAACAGCTGGCGGTTCTGTG TTTCCGATGCCTCGCCCTCCTCTACTGGCAAATGTTTCGGTTAAAGAAGGACCATGCATTTAAGTATTCCAAAGTTCTGTTGGACTACTTTAAG AGTTCTCCCAAAGTGCCTTCTACACCACCCTGTTGGAGTGACTCTGGGAA GAGCACGGGAGGAACACCTTCTTCCCTCTCGCCCAACGCCAAACACCTCGGACGGGGTTCACAGGAGGCCAGCGCCTTCCCCTCTCTCATCAGCATTCCCCAACGTATCCACCAGATGGCAGCAAATCACCTGAACATTACCAACAGTGTCCTGTACAGCTACGAGTACTGGGAGGTGGCAGACAACCTCACACAGGAGAATAAAG AGTTCTTCAACTACTTGAATACTTTGTCTGGGCCATTGACTCTTCACAGTAGCATCGCTCATGCTGTCCAATACACCAGGCAGGCTCTTCAGTGGATACGCATTAGTGCCAAACTGAACTAA
- the aff3 gene encoding AF4/FMR2 family member 2 isoform X1 — protein MPTVLAGKGKLSIGGFLLGCAYSQVTRSQHKSCAKYILEDMTQQAFAGDQRILYSSKSCEAKPPAAQQRQSRGDVQLRMTRHPRVAPHKSMLADDLKLSSDDDDTQRATHGPASWVGHSLSAQRAHTHGRRVRHSSSDSSGSNSTAESCSSSLYSRSPSRSPDVHPDPASPADTQPPRNSKETDHPSVAQWQLDKWLKKSRRKSSSGDRVPSESIPGRPPSPHTQRAPSPARSWDSNQEYSPSQSPIPSPQFNFSHQTCHLPSPGYSFCPSPSPFPSTCPSPSPSPGPSPIPSPAPSVCPSPCGSPRASRSPSPIPRDPPRSPSPGPPALSRVRHCPEVQRTQPSLTINPHRTKNRSWITPLPNTETRSKPTNSTHPQPPHQHRPKTRPAQDREQSKPKTSTVLNSNQSHSHKSRPTSNFHPSSKQLSEAPKHTSHFEQIQSSRSNHNSNHKPRPTFQSSSQLSPKTSKHLVPTNRETHSGHSSRSQSTPKVATNHNTGLSSRSNNSLKPRAKSSEATAPTPVHVNHTTTTRKKPQSKGQEGDLRGDHLTQAEGREHERKEDRSRKKQQRKPERKVDRRLAEEQLHRRPWIHSSTEEEEEEEEEEEEEGEIEKQSRREETTRVENRRGRDQQLRREWQTVQVQPGLLTNTERHRQEDDSHHQGRTKKGGRSEEEREFPKDPSPPPSRSPTPRRPSSSPSGSSSANSDPESEYQAPITKVPADSTSYKRGRQGPGRPDANRPKVVHPRGPASGHPREEQQSEGKQKLYTLVPFGRGEQTTGPSRRGLRNLVVQIDLCLLKRVPDRTPSSTVKKPSSSSSPSSTRDKQREAMKHLFVPEAVTKDGKRKRKLENGVSHRESKRSIPHANDLPGHTEAVSHTAERNFVTETVHNGYLEEYLDSKRPLSPLSPLSDSPRSTKPLPKSKTSEQHHVHKSRDKNRDSALKPKMEVECAKVSRPPSESWGLAGHRGAVPSNETPHHAEYYLHEAKRMKHRADAMVDKLGKAVNYVDAALSFMECGKAMEEGPLEAKSPYTMYSETVELIRYAMRLKSHSGPGARQEDKQLAVLCFRCLALLYWQMFRLKKDHAFKYSKVLLDYFKSSPKVPSTPPCWSDSGKSTGGTPSSLSPNAKHLGRGSQEASAFPSLISIPQRIHQMAANHLNITNSVLYSYEYWEVADNLTQENKEFFNYLNTLSGPLTLHSSIAHAVQYTRQALQWIRISAKLN, from the exons GACATGACCCAGCAAGCCTTCGCGGGGGACCAACGAATCCTTTACAGCTCTAAGTCATGT GAAGCAAAACCACCGGCTGCACAACAACGGCAAA GTCGGGGGGATGTTCAGCTGCGAATGACCCGTCACCCTCGCGTGGCACCTCACAAATC CATGCTCGCTGATGACCTGAAGCTGAGCAGTGATGACGACGACACCCAAAGG GCAACTCATGGGCCGGCTTCCTGGGTTGGACACAG CCTGTCAGCACAGCGAGCGCACACACATGGCAGGCGAGTGAGACATTCCAGCTCGGACTCTTCGGGCTCAAACTCCACCGCCGAGTCGTGCAGCAGCAGTCTTTACTCCCGGAGCCCCAGCCGGAGCCCAGACGTCCACCCCGACCCGGCATCGCCTGCCGACACGCAGCCCCCGCGCAACAGCAAGGAG ACTGATCACCCCTCCGTGGCCCAGTGGCAGTTGGATAAATGGCTGAAGAAGTCCCGGAGAAAATCTTCCAGCGGTGACCGAGTGCCCTCCGAGAGCATTCCAGGACGTCCTCCCTCTCCCCACACCCAAAGAGCCCCATCTCCAGCCAGGTCCTGGGACAGCAATCAGGAATACAGCCCTAGCCAGAGCCCTATTCCCAGCCCACAATTCAATTTCAGCCACCAGACCTGCCACCTACCTAGCCCTGGTTACAGCTTCTGCCCTAGCCCCAGCCCATTCCCCAGCACATGCCCAAGTCCCAGCCCGAGCCCCGGGCCCAGCCCGATACCCAGTCCGGCTCCAAGTGTTTGTCCCAGTCCGTGTGGGAGCCCGAGAGCCAGCCGTAGCCCCAGCCCTATACCGAGAGACCCTCCAAGAAGCCCCAGTCCAGGCCCACCTGCTCTTTCCAGGGTTCGGCACTGCCCTGAGGTTCAGAGAACACAACCTAGCCTAACGATCAATCCCCACAGGACGAAAAACAGGTCATGGATTACCCCATTGCCTAACACCGAAACCAGGAGCAAGCCTACAAACAGCACTCATCCTCAGCCGCCTCACCAGCACAGGCCCAAGACTCGACCCGCACAGGACCGAGAGCAAAGCAAACCCAAGACTTCTACTGTTTTAAACTCTAACCAGAGTCACAGCCATAAATCTAGACCCACGTCGAACTTTCATCCTAGTTCTAAACAGCTCTCTGAGGCTCCCAAACACACTTCACATTTTGAGCAAATCCAGAGTAGCAGATCCAACCACAACTCCAACCACAAGCCCAGGCCTACATTTCAATCTAGCTCACAACTTAGCCCAAAAACATCAAAGCACTTAGTTCCCACTAATCGTGAAACCCACTCTGGTCATAGTTCACGATCCCAATCTACCCCGAAAGTTGCAACTAATCATAATACGGGGTTGAGCTCCAGATCAAACAATAGCCTTAAACCCAGGGCCAAGTCTTCGGAGGCTACAGCCCCAACTCCTGTGCATGTTAATCATACTACAACAACACGGAAGAAACCCCAGTCCAAGGGTCAGGAGGGAGACCTCAGAGGAGATCATCTGACCCAAGCTGAGGGGAGGGAACacgagagaaaagaggacagatctcggaaaaaacaacaaaggaaACCGGAGAGAAAGGTAGACAGGAGGCTGGCGGAGGAGCAGCTGCATAGACGTCCCTGGATCCATAGTTcgacagaagaagaggaggaggaggaggaggaggaggaggaggagggagagatagagaagcagagcaggagagaggaaacaacaagggttgaaaacaggagagggagggacCAGCAACTTAGACGTGAATGGCAAACCGTCCAGGTCCAACCAGGACTGCTGACCAACACTGAGCGACACCGTCAAGAAGACGACTCACACCATCAGGGGAGGACGAAAAAGGGAGGGagaagtgaggaggagagagagttcCCGAAAGACCCGTCGCCTCCTCCGTCACGTTCCCCGACTCCTCGCAGACCATCCTCCTCGCCCTCGGGCTCCTCCTCTGCAAATTCAGATCCGGAATCTGAATATCAGGCTCCGATCACCAAAGTGCCAGCGGACTCCACGTCTTACAAGAGAGGGCGGCAAGGTCCGGGCAGGCCCGACGCCAACAGACCGAAGGTCGTGCACCCCAGAGGACCCGCCTCGGGTCATCCaagagaggagcagcagagtgAGGGGAAGCAAAAACTCTACACCCTGGTCCCATTCGGGCGAGGTGAACAAACCACAGGGCCTTCCCGGCGAGGGCTCAGGAACCTGGTGGTGCAGATAGACCtctgtcttctcaaaagggtccCGGACAGAACCCCGAGTTCCACTGTTAAgaaaccctcctcctcttcctccccttcatcCACCAGGGACAAGCAAAGAGAGGCCATGAAACACCTGTTTGTCCCCGAGGCTGTGACGAAAGACGGCAAAAGGAAACGCAAG tTGGAGAATGGAGTGTCACACAGAGAAAGCAAGAGGAGTATTCCTCATGCAAATGACCTGCCGGGCCACACGGAGGCCGTATCTCACACGGCGGAGCGCAACTTTGTGACGGAGACCGTGCACAACGG GTACTTGGAGGAGTACTTGGACAGCAAGAGGCCGCTGTCGCCGCTGTCTCCTCTGTCCGACAGCCCTCGGTCCACCAAGCCTCTCCCCAAATCGAAGACGTCAGAGCAGCACCACGTCCACAAGAGCAGAGACAAGAATAGAGATTCCGCTTTAAAG CCCAAGATGGAGGTGGAATGTGCAAAAGTGTCGAGACCGCCGTCCGAGTCCTGGGGCCTGGCGGGTCACAGGGGCGCCGTGCCGAGCAATGAGAC TCCGCACCACGCTGAGTACTACTTACATGAAGCTAAAAGGATGAAGCACCGTGCAGACGCAATG GTGGATAAGCTGGGGAAGGCTGTGAATTACGTGGACGCCGCCCTCTCCTTTATGGAATGTGGGAAAGCAATGGAGGAAGGGCCACTAGAGGCCAAGTCTCCTTATACCATGTACTCAGAGACAGTGGAGCTAATTAG GTACGCAATGAGGCTGAAGAGCCACTCCGGCCCTGGAGCGAGACAGGAAGACAAACAGCTGGCGGTTCTGTG TTTCCGATGCCTCGCCCTCCTCTACTGGCAAATGTTTCGGTTAAAGAAGGACCATGCATTTAAGTATTCCAAAGTTCTGTTGGACTACTTTAAG AGTTCTCCCAAAGTGCCTTCTACACCACCCTGTTGGAGTGACTCTGGGAA GAGCACGGGAGGAACACCTTCTTCCCTCTCGCCCAACGCCAAACACCTCGGACGGGGTTCACAGGAGGCCAGCGCCTTCCCCTCTCTCATCAGCATTCCCCAACGTATCCACCAGATGGCAGCAAATCACCTGAACATTACCAACAGTGTCCTGTACAGCTACGAGTACTGGGAGGTGGCAGACAACCTCACACAGGAGAATAAAG AGTTCTTCAACTACTTGAATACTTTGTCTGGGCCATTGACTCTTCACAGTAGCATCGCTCATGCTGTCCAATACACCAGGCAGGCTCTTCAGTGGATACGCATTAGTGCCAAACTGAACTAA
- the aff3 gene encoding AF4/FMR2 family member 1 isoform X4, with product MPTVLAGKGKLSIGGFLLGCAYSQVTRSQHKSCAKYILEDMTQQAFAGDQRILYSSKSCEAKPPAAQQRQSRGDVQLRMTRHPRVAPHKSMLADDLKLSSDDDDTQRATHGPASWVGHSLSAQRAHTHGRRVRHSSSDSSGSNSTAESCSSSLYSRSPSRSPDVHPDPASPADTQPPRNSKETDHPSVAQWQLDKWLKKSRRKSSSGDRVPSESIPGRPPSPHTQRAPSPARSWDSNQEYSPSQSPIPSPQFNFSHQTCHLPSPGYSFCPSPSPFPSTCPSPSPSPGPSPIPSPAPSVCPSPCGSPRASRSPSPIPRDPPRSPSPGPPALSRVRHCPEVQRTQPSLTINPHRTKNRSWITPLPNTETRSKPTNSTHPQPPHQHRPKTRPAQDREQSKPKTSTVLNSNQSHSHKSRPTSNFHPSSKQLSEAPKHTSHFEQIQSSRSNHNSNHKPRPTFQSSSQLSPKTSKHLVPTNRETHSGHSSRSQSTPKVATNHNTGLSSRSNNSLKPRAKSSEATAPTPVHVNHTTTTRKKPQSKGQEGDLRGDHLTQAEGREHERKEDRSRKKQQRKPERKVDRRLAEEQLHRRPWIHSSTEEEEEEEEEEEEEGEIEKQSRREETTRVENRRGRDQQLRREWQTVQVQPGLLTNTERHRQEDDSHHQGRTKKGGRSEEEREFPKDPSPPPSRSPTPRRPSSSPSGSSSANSDPESEYQAPITKVPADSTSYKRGRQGPGRPDANRPKVVHPRGPASGHPREEQQSEGKQKLYTLVPFGRGEQTTGPSRRGLRNLVVQIDLCLLKRVPDRTPSSTVKKPSSSSSPSSTRDKQREAMKHLFVPEAVTKDGKRKRKLENGVSHRESKRSIPHANDLPGHTEAVSHTAERNFVTETVHNGYLEEYLDSKRPLSPLSPLSDSPRSTKPLPKSKTSEQHHVHKSRDKNRDSALKPKMEVECAKVSRPPSESWGLAGHRGAVPSNETWISWGRL from the exons GACATGACCCAGCAAGCCTTCGCGGGGGACCAACGAATCCTTTACAGCTCTAAGTCATGT GAAGCAAAACCACCGGCTGCACAACAACGGCAAA GTCGGGGGGATGTTCAGCTGCGAATGACCCGTCACCCTCGCGTGGCACCTCACAAATC CATGCTCGCTGATGACCTGAAGCTGAGCAGTGATGACGACGACACCCAAAGG GCAACTCATGGGCCGGCTTCCTGGGTTGGACACAG CCTGTCAGCACAGCGAGCGCACACACATGGCAGGCGAGTGAGACATTCCAGCTCGGACTCTTCGGGCTCAAACTCCACCGCCGAGTCGTGCAGCAGCAGTCTTTACTCCCGGAGCCCCAGCCGGAGCCCAGACGTCCACCCCGACCCGGCATCGCCTGCCGACACGCAGCCCCCGCGCAACAGCAAGGAG ACTGATCACCCCTCCGTGGCCCAGTGGCAGTTGGATAAATGGCTGAAGAAGTCCCGGAGAAAATCTTCCAGCGGTGACCGAGTGCCCTCCGAGAGCATTCCAGGACGTCCTCCCTCTCCCCACACCCAAAGAGCCCCATCTCCAGCCAGGTCCTGGGACAGCAATCAGGAATACAGCCCTAGCCAGAGCCCTATTCCCAGCCCACAATTCAATTTCAGCCACCAGACCTGCCACCTACCTAGCCCTGGTTACAGCTTCTGCCCTAGCCCCAGCCCATTCCCCAGCACATGCCCAAGTCCCAGCCCGAGCCCCGGGCCCAGCCCGATACCCAGTCCGGCTCCAAGTGTTTGTCCCAGTCCGTGTGGGAGCCCGAGAGCCAGCCGTAGCCCCAGCCCTATACCGAGAGACCCTCCAAGAAGCCCCAGTCCAGGCCCACCTGCTCTTTCCAGGGTTCGGCACTGCCCTGAGGTTCAGAGAACACAACCTAGCCTAACGATCAATCCCCACAGGACGAAAAACAGGTCATGGATTACCCCATTGCCTAACACCGAAACCAGGAGCAAGCCTACAAACAGCACTCATCCTCAGCCGCCTCACCAGCACAGGCCCAAGACTCGACCCGCACAGGACCGAGAGCAAAGCAAACCCAAGACTTCTACTGTTTTAAACTCTAACCAGAGTCACAGCCATAAATCTAGACCCACGTCGAACTTTCATCCTAGTTCTAAACAGCTCTCTGAGGCTCCCAAACACACTTCACATTTTGAGCAAATCCAGAGTAGCAGATCCAACCACAACTCCAACCACAAGCCCAGGCCTACATTTCAATCTAGCTCACAACTTAGCCCAAAAACATCAAAGCACTTAGTTCCCACTAATCGTGAAACCCACTCTGGTCATAGTTCACGATCCCAATCTACCCCGAAAGTTGCAACTAATCATAATACGGGGTTGAGCTCCAGATCAAACAATAGCCTTAAACCCAGGGCCAAGTCTTCGGAGGCTACAGCCCCAACTCCTGTGCATGTTAATCATACTACAACAACACGGAAGAAACCCCAGTCCAAGGGTCAGGAGGGAGACCTCAGAGGAGATCATCTGACCCAAGCTGAGGGGAGGGAACacgagagaaaagaggacagatctcggaaaaaacaacaaaggaaACCGGAGAGAAAGGTAGACAGGAGGCTGGCGGAGGAGCAGCTGCATAGACGTCCCTGGATCCATAGTTcgacagaagaagaggaggaggaggaggaggaggaggaggaggagggagagatagagaagcagagcaggagagaggaaacaacaagggttgaaaacaggagagggagggacCAGCAACTTAGACGTGAATGGCAAACCGTCCAGGTCCAACCAGGACTGCTGACCAACACTGAGCGACACCGTCAAGAAGACGACTCACACCATCAGGGGAGGACGAAAAAGGGAGGGagaagtgaggaggagagagagttcCCGAAAGACCCGTCGCCTCCTCCGTCACGTTCCCCGACTCCTCGCAGACCATCCTCCTCGCCCTCGGGCTCCTCCTCTGCAAATTCAGATCCGGAATCTGAATATCAGGCTCCGATCACCAAAGTGCCAGCGGACTCCACGTCTTACAAGAGAGGGCGGCAAGGTCCGGGCAGGCCCGACGCCAACAGACCGAAGGTCGTGCACCCCAGAGGACCCGCCTCGGGTCATCCaagagaggagcagcagagtgAGGGGAAGCAAAAACTCTACACCCTGGTCCCATTCGGGCGAGGTGAACAAACCACAGGGCCTTCCCGGCGAGGGCTCAGGAACCTGGTGGTGCAGATAGACCtctgtcttctcaaaagggtccCGGACAGAACCCCGAGTTCCACTGTTAAgaaaccctcctcctcttcctccccttcatcCACCAGGGACAAGCAAAGAGAGGCCATGAAACACCTGTTTGTCCCCGAGGCTGTGACGAAAGACGGCAAAAGGAAACGCAAG tTGGAGAATGGAGTGTCACACAGAGAAAGCAAGAGGAGTATTCCTCATGCAAATGACCTGCCGGGCCACACGGAGGCCGTATCTCACACGGCGGAGCGCAACTTTGTGACGGAGACCGTGCACAACGG GTACTTGGAGGAGTACTTGGACAGCAAGAGGCCGCTGTCGCCGCTGTCTCCTCTGTCCGACAGCCCTCGGTCCACCAAGCCTCTCCCCAAATCGAAGACGTCAGAGCAGCACCACGTCCACAAGAGCAGAGACAAGAATAGAGATTCCGCTTTAAAG CCCAAGATGGAGGTGGAATGTGCAAAAGTGTCGAGACCGCCGTCCGAGTCCTGGGGCCTGGCGGGTCACAGGGGCGCCGTGCCGAGCAATGAGAC GTGGATAAGCTGGGGAAGGCTGTGA